In a single window of the Melissococcus plutonius ATCC 35311 genome:
- a CDS encoding phage infection protein, with product MSTNDNVGTIDKYTQEVTKIHSQLPDMKNKLAKANEFANYLPQIDELGEKIIALNGKLPSITQQASAILTLQKKIPDIQNAGKQLAMVDNDFSNVEQTMTEGITEAKEGLQIVQKVQQALPKIEGLTNQASDFGEKTAQGAKQLQDALPGISTSIKTTIGQVQVSNQ from the coding sequence TTGTCAACAAATGATAATGTTGGAACAATTGATAAGTATACTCAGGAAGTTACAAAAATTCATTCACAATTACCAGATATGAAAAACAAATTAGCAAAAGCCAATGAATTTGCCAATTATTTACCACAAATAGATGAACTTGGTGAAAAAATTATTGCCCTAAATGGTAAATTACCTTCAATCACCCAACAAGCAAGTGCGATACTAACATTACAGAAAAAAATTCCAGATATTCAAAATGCGGGTAAACAGTTGGCTATGGTTGATAATGATTTCTCAAACGTTGAACAAACCATGACTGAAGGCATTACTGAGGCAAAAGAGGGACTTCAAATTGTTCAAAAGGTTCAACAAGCATTGCCCAAGATAGAAGGGTTAACAAATCAAGCGAGTGATTTTGGAGAAAAAACGGCTCAGGGAGCAAAGCAATTACAAGATGCCCTACCAGGAATTTCAACAAGTATTAAAACAACGATAGGTCAGGTGCAAGTAAGTAACCAATGA
- a CDS encoding YhgE/Pip domain-containing protein — protein sequence MRHINNSFKLFKLDWQRVFKNPIATLLIIALLIIPSLYAWFNIGALWDPYGNTSELPIAIYSDDQTVSLKEKKINIGDEVLKNLHKNKQLGWRFVDSKKVLDDGVKSRKYYAGIYLPREFSKDLMSFVSGDIKNQKLNIQLMKKSMPLRQRLQLRGLLLYRSRLQINLSKQLVILYYIHSTKLVTMLIQI from the coding sequence ATGAGACATATAAACAATAGTTTTAAATTATTTAAATTGGATTGGCAACGGGTCTTTAAAAATCCTATTGCAACATTATTAATTATTGCCTTACTAATTATTCCCTCACTTTATGCTTGGTTCAATATTGGTGCTTTATGGGATCCTTATGGAAATACAAGTGAACTACCTATTGCTATCTACAGCGATGATCAAACTGTTTCTCTTAAAGAAAAGAAAATTAATATTGGAGATGAAGTACTCAAAAATTTACATAAAAACAAACAATTGGGATGGCGATTTGTTGATTCAAAAAAAGTATTGGATGATGGTGTTAAATCTAGAAAATATTACGCTGGCATCTATTTACCTAGAGAATTTTCAAAAGACCTAATGAGCTTCGTTTCTGGAGATATAAAAAACCAAAAATTGAATATTCAATTAATGAAAAAATCAATGCCATTGCGCCAAAGATTACAATTAAGGGGGCTTCTTCTCTACAGGAGCAGATTACAAATCAATTTATCAAAACAGCTAGTAATACTTTACTACATACATTCAACGAAATTGGTTACAATGTTGATTCAAATTTAG